One segment of Daphnia magna isolate NIES linkage group LG2, ASM2063170v1.1, whole genome shotgun sequence DNA contains the following:
- the LOC116922313 gene encoding uncharacterized protein LOC116922313, translating to MSVTFQVSIVSEVLKTLVKSGVIDVMSKQVVKLQNFSQKNSKVKMFCVSSLDELLLKGATAFALNGICEIVTSSEDILSDDEVLFMLNSQSEFLYIRLSQSENDGQQSNETVKEAGHQSIIEAGQQSKETGQENNEVEQQSNETGQENNEAGQESNMAACFPVDDILKQGRIGVKGDTAIEIIDRLKAVDYPKSRCLDKDHFFLVKATGTWLMKNCEKRENFPTFNEILKMAKSIVSFFPSAGSFNTESPWDLFFDDKTRKGSLESYMRGKRTRKQLSDKRSNKRPKTVFLCPEGDSYTEDEIREAEEFMRFTQLDSNDTRNPNCSEMLRLMKVTYESRWAFLQNGCKVDASVFLNKYPRLKDMPEAVRDEFFRLKGSTLETFASNWRKAECKIIEFCKQKFTKSLAVLDILRKAEEAEENFDIPGRMKCVLKLTLHAAANTQPSQNKKGSTADGWNLLYQSFNEILLPEEAANRASDMELPGVLDINGAYYIKIDNSAVALTETKSFEQSVGYLLMYYHILDINYPSKLKFVYGFLETMFEIVPSMNPSKKMKDLCSFVFN from the exons ATGAGTGTGACATTTCAAG TTTCTATAGTGAGTGAAGTGTTAAAAACTTTAGTTAAAAGTGGTGTAATTGACGTGATGTCTAAACAAGTCGTGAAGCTACAAAATTTTTcccaaaaaaattcaaaagtgaAAATGTTTTGTGTTTCCTCGTTGGATGAGCTGCTATTGAaag GTGCTACTGCATTTGCCTTAAACGGAATTTGTGAAATCGTTACAAGCTCAGAAGACATTCTTTCGGACGACGAAGTTTTGTTTATGCTGAATAGTCAATCGGAGTTTCTCTATATTCGATTAAGTCAATCTGAAAATGACGGACAACAGAGTAACGAGACCGTAAAAGAGGCCGGGCATCAGAGTATTATCGAGGCCGGGCAACAGAGTAAAGAAACCGGTCAGGAGAATAACGAGGTAGAGCAACAGAGTAACGAGACTGGACAGGAGAATAACGAGGCGGGACAAGAGAGTAACATG GCAGCGTGTTTCCCCGTTGATGATATTCTTAAACAAGGAAGAATTGGTGTTAAAGGAGATACAGCTATTGAAATAATCGACCGACTCAAAGCAGTGGACTACCCCAAAAGTCGTTGCCTTGACAAAGAtcacttttttcttgttaaggCCACTGGAACTTGGTTGATGAAAAATTGTGAAAA acgcGAAAATTTCCCTACATTCAACGAAATTTTAAAGATGGCCAAATCAATTGTCTCTTTCTTTCCATCAGCTGGTAGTTTCAACACTGAATCACCGTGG GATTTGTTTTTTGACGATAAAACTCGCAAAGGTTCGTTAGAGTCCTACATGAGAGGGAAACGAACAAGGAAGCAGCTTTCAGATAAACGTTCAAATAAGCG GCCCAAAACAGTCTTTTTGTGTCCTGAGGGGGATTCTTATACGGAAGATGAAATAAGGGAAGCAGAGGAGTTCATGAGATTTACACAATTAGATTCCAATGACACAAGAAACCCCAATTGCAGCGAAATGCTTCGTTTGATGAAAGTAACGTATGAAAGCCGCTGGGCTTTCTTACAAAATGGATGCAAGGTTGACGCATCTGTATTTTTGAACAAATATCCTCGTCTTAAGGACATGCCTGAAGCC GTAAGAGAcgaattttttcgtttaaaaggGAGTACTTTGGAAACTTTTGCTTCAAATTGGCGGAAAGCAGAATGTAAAATAATAGAATTTTGTAAACAGAAATTTACGAAGAGTTTAGCCGTCTTAGATATCTTAAGGAAGGCAGAGGAAGCTGAAGAAAACTTTG ATATTCCTGGACGCATGAAATGTGTCTTAAAGTTGACACTGCATGCAGCAGCCAATACGCAACCgtcccaaaacaaaaaaggatcAACTGCTGACGGATGGAATCTTCTGTACCAGTCATTCAAT GAAATTCTTCTTCCGGAGGAGGCTGCAAATCGTGCTAGCGACATGGAGTTGCCTGGTGTCTTGGACATAAATGGGGCATATTACATCAAGATCGACAATTCGGCTGTAGCTCTTACTGAAACGAAATCTTTTGAACAATCAGTGGGTTATTTGCTAATGTACTATCACATCCTAGACATCAATTATCcttcaaaattgaaatttgtttATGGATTTCTTGAAACTATGTTTGAAATTGTCCCCTCAATGAATCCatccaaaaaaatgaaagatttGTGTTCCTTTGTTTTCAATTGA
- the LOC116919364 gene encoding uncharacterized protein LOC116919364, translating to MFNCPSCKKCVAVKSIKDIKIHLGHHKQYGELDFPIRCCEPYCQATCDYIYNYGRHFEKFHSFNTEGGDVVMSESEEIDDLGLHENEIIDNRPNNRPSLKDKMVTTRMALQGAVTNMVIDLRGRGNVPFNVTIDVVEYFKDVFEIIVDNFSEALKTEFDSFDLENVKAKVMDISLEFKGLQSVFDGFASEYRIRKLYENHPRFVSPEPIVIGHYHAIERVVVDGKLNHVIVEKPCIAQYVSIKKTFLSLIKDPLYLKCLLQCYQGQEGVYSCFRSGSRFTELSINDSRRIVSYIQIFYDGLGITNPLKAGASKHNSGMFYFTNLSLPPSHNATLANIHLLAMCHSNDIKNKNSLNQLLSKIVSELKDLNKNGIEIESSDGQKITLYVKLG from the coding sequence atgtttaattgccCTTCGTGTAAAAAATGTGTTGCAGTGAAGTCCATAAAGGATATTAAGATTCATTTAGGCCATCATAAGCAGTATGGAGAACTAGACTTTCCCATTCGTTGTTGTGAACCATATTGCCAAGCTACATGCGACTACATTTACAATTACGGTAGGCACTTCGAAAAATTCCATTCCTTTAATACAGAGGGTGGGGACGTTGTTATGTCTGAAAGTGAAGAAATTGATGACCTTGGTTTGCACGAAAACGAAATCATAGACAATAGACCTAATAACCGCCCCTCATTGAAAGACAAAATGGTTACAACAAGAATGGCCTTGCAGGGAGCGGTAACAAACATGGTGATAGATTTAAGAGGGAGAGGAAACGTCCCATTCAATGTAACAATTGACGTAGTAGAATATTTCAAAGATGTCTTTGAAATAATTGTAGATAACTTTAGTGAGGCGCTGAAAACCGAGTTCGATTCATTTGATCTTGAAAATGTTAAAGCAAAAGTGATGGATATTAGTCTTGAATTTAAAGGTTTGCAAAGCGTATTTGATGGCTTTGCATCTGAATATCGCATTCGCAAATTATATGAGAATCATCCTCGATTTGTTTCACCTGAACCCATTGTCATCGGACATTATCATGCCATTGAACGTGTTGTAGTTGACGGCAAATTAAATCACGTTATTGTAGAAAAACCTTGCATTGCACAATAcgtttcaattaaaaaaacttttttgtctTTGATAAAGGATCCACtttatttaaaatgtctgCTACAATGCTATCAAGGACAAGAAGGTGTTTATTCTTGCTTTCGAAGTGGTTCAAGGTTTACGGAGTTAAGCATTAATGATTCAAGGCGAATTGTTTCATATATTCAAATATTTTACGATGGCCTTGGAATCACCAATCCGCTTAAGGCAGGAGCGTCTAAACACAATAGCGGCATGTTTTATTTCACAAATCTCTCTTTACCTCCGAGCCACAATGCTACGTTAGCTAATATTCATCTACTAGCAATGTGTCACTCAaatgacataaaaaataaaaattcattaaatcAGTTGTTAAGTAAAATAGTTTCAGAGCTTAaagatttaaacaaaaatggaattgaaattgaaagttCCGACGGGCAGAAAATaactttatatgtaaaattAGGATAA